A genomic window from Pecten maximus chromosome 6, xPecMax1.1, whole genome shotgun sequence includes:
- the LOC117330145 gene encoding uncharacterized protein LOC117330145: MEEGSGLESLINQRLTRPSYSRMVSWEFSNQQEVNPVKRKRRRSKKHSNVDEEVNFSVSSADEDESDVVIQSTTSPGPELCVSSSDDDCLYFSAEETISSDSDSVAQINQGLTSLDIEEISTKDSGSSKEDSIAVSQPPQEKKHAPSKKQKRKRRKSKNSYVLHAGEILSVMEIDIEPDIIGETHELVEESLACIEKAVPSLVELCLNCTRRRKVNVQLPKGLKNMVQHTNKEFTFRKFQVSWLQNEFSKWQPFEMKKPILFFAIYADSDDWGCEPVYKCLLPTRNIWNNVFYPQYLSSYLQSQYACSKTSSILPFTFVTNPCCWQDDHDSYQFVFQQRFLGCLATLVDLMMPAVLIDRNVGDSDECISESEQILAATKIAMRRVKGALNVR, translated from the exons ATGGAGGAGGGATCAGGGTTGGAATCTCTCATCAACCAAAGATTAACACGTCCATCTTATAGCAGAATGGTTTCATGGGAATTTTCAAATCAACAGGAGGTAAATCCCGTGAAAAGGAAGAGAAGACGATCAAAAAAGCATTCAAATGTTGATGAGGAGGTAAATTTTTCTGTATCATCAGCGGATGAGGATGAAAGTGATGTGGTAATTCAAAGCACAACATCACCTGGTCCAGAACTGTGTGTTTCTAGTTCAGATGATGACTGTTTGTATTTTTCTGCAGAAGAAACAATATCATCTGATTCAGATAGTGTAGCCCAGATCAATCAAGGGCTTACCTCCCTTGATATAGAAGAAATTTCAACCAAAGATAGTGGTAGCAGTAAAGAAGACAGTATAGCTGTCAGTCAGCCACCTCAGGAAAAAAAACATGCTCCTAGCAAAAAGCAGAAACGTAAAAGACGAAAGTCTAAGAATTCTTATGTTTTGCATGCAGGGGAAATCTTATCGGTGATGGAAATTGACATTGAGCCAGACATCATTGGTGAAACCCACGAATTGGTGGAAGAAAGTCTTGCCTGCATAGAGAAGGCAGTTCCTTCTTTAGTTGAACTTTGTTTAAATTGCACACGCAGAAGAAAAGTGAATGTACAGCTTCCAAAAGGACTTAAGAACATGGTGCAACATACTAACAAAGAATTCACTTTCCGAAAATTTCAAGTGTCATGGTTACAGAACGAATTTTCTAAATGGCAGCCATTTGAAATGAAGAAGCCTATACTGTTCTTTGCCATCTATGCTGACAGTGATGATTGGGGGTGTGAGCCAGTATACAAATGTCTTTTACCTACTAGAAATATATGGAATAACGTGTTTTATCCACAGTATTTGTCCTCTTATTTGCAATCTCAATATGCCTGCAGTAAAACTTCCTCCATCTTGCCATTCACATTTGTTACAAATCCCTGTTGTTGGCAGGATGATCATGACAGCTACCAATTTGTCTTCCAGCAAAGATTCCTTGGAT GTTTAGCCACACTTGTGGATCTCATGATGCCTGCTGTATTGATTGATAGAAATGTTGGAGACAGTGATGAGTGCATATCAGAGTCAGAGCAAATCTTGGCGGCTACTAAAATAGCCATGAGGAGAGTGAAAGGGGCTCTAAATGTCAGGTAA